Genomic segment of uncultured Fibrobacter sp.:
CGGCCATATTCTCGGTGAAAGAGGTGGCCACCTTTACCGGCACGAGCCACGATTCCGCACTCCGCGACATTCAGGACTTGATTCAAAAAGAAATCGTCCGCCCCGAAAACAAGGGCGGACGAAGCCAAAAATACAGCTTGATTTAACCGCTTGAAATTAGCAGTGCACCAGCGTGCCGAGGTCGCCTTCGATAGCGGCGCGCGTGAGGTTGCCCTTTTCCATCTTGAACACGAAGATGGGCATATTGTTTTCCATGCAGAGAGCGACCGCTGCGGTGTCCATGACCTTGAGGCCGCGAGAGATAACTTCCTTGTAGCTGATGTCGTCGAAGCGGGTCGCGGTCGGGTCCTTGACCGGGTCTGCGGTGTAGATGCCATCGACCTTAGTCGCCTTCATAATCACGTCGCATTCGCTTTCGATAGCGCGAAGAGCGGCGCAGCTGTCCGTCGTGAAGAACGGGTTGCCGGTGCCTGCGGAGAAAATCACCACGGAGCCTGCGGACAAAAGCTTGAGGGCCTTGCGGCGGTCAAAGAATTCGCAGACCGGTTCCATGCGGATCGCGGACATCACAACAGAGTCAACGCCCTGCTTGTCCAAAGCATCTTGCATGGCGAGGCCGTTCATCACAGTGCCAAGCATGCCCATGGCATCGCCCTGGGCGCGGTTCATGCCGCCTGCAGAAGCAGAAATGCCGCGGACGAGATTGCCGCCGCCAATGACGAGAGCAACTTGCACGCCCTGCTTGACGATGGAGGCAATTTCGGACGCCATGTCAGAGAGAATCTGGTTGTCGATACCGTGGCCCTTTTCGCCTGCGAGGGCTTCGCCACTGAGCTTGAGAAGAATGCGCTTGAATTTAGACATAATTTTTTTGGGGAATTAGGAATATTTTATGCTCTGAAATGTAATAAAAAACGGACAAGGGTGCCTATCGCCGTAAAAAAAATGTATTTCCATATTTGGTGGTTTAAAGAAAATGGGATGTTTATGAAAACCAAAATTGCATTTGGCCTGTTATTAGGCTCATTATTATTCCCGACGATGCTTTTTGCAGACATCGTGTATCAGGGGAAACGCGTCCAGGAATGGCCCGAAGAAGCCCGACCGACATTCACCGGATCCAAAGCAAGCGCGTCCAGTTCCGGTTTAGCGAGAGCAGTTGCAACACAAACGAAAGGCCACTACGCCGCCCCCAAAGGGAAGATTTACAGTCTGACTCTACTTGTCGATTTTTCAGACAAGGCTGCACCTGTCACCGTAAGCGAAGTCGAAGAATGGCTGAACAAAGAAGGTTTCAATAGAGACGGTTGCAACGGTTCTGTGCGCGACTACTATTTAGACGTTTCAAACGGGCAACTGGACCTCACCAACGAAGTCTACGGATGGTATCGCGCTAAGCATCCTAAATCTTGGTACGAAAGCCTGCCGGGATACACAGGGTCCGATTCCCTAATGAAAGAGGTGTTCGCGTATTTTGATTCTCAAGTCGACTTTTCTCGTTACGACAACGACAAGGACGGCACTACCGAAGCCATCAACATCGTATACGCCGGCGCAGGTGAAACCTGGGGGCAGGGCCTGTGGCCACATTCCGGATGGTCCAACGAAAGGCGCGATGGCGTGAAACTCACGCACCACCAGATGACGGACATGCCGGGCAAATTTTCGATATACGTATTCGTGCACGAAAGTGGACACATGATTTTTGGCTGGCCGGACCTTTACTGGTATGGTGACTACTGTACCATGGGCAACCGCGCGAACGACTTGAATCCCGTCGCGATCAACGACTTCTACCGTGCAGACCAAGGCTGGATTCCGTTTGTAGACATCACGAGCGATGACATAAACAACATAACGCCTCTCGAAACCACCAAGCCCGGCGAATTCTGCTACCGCTACAAGAACCCAAACAGGCCAAACCAAGAAGGACTCGTATGGTCCTACGTACGCAACACGGGCCGCAACAAGGTGCTTGCAGGTAGCGGCCTCTTGATGCAGCATTACGATTTTTCCATCGAAGGCAATTCTGCTTCAGACAAGCTGGGACTCCGAATCGTGCACGCGAGCGCCGCAGGCAAATCAAGCGACAACCCGGGCGATCAATGGCCAAGCCCAGGCAGCACCGCCAACACGTTCTTCAAGAGCGGAACCTATTCAGAATTTTCAGATGATGCCTACCCCGCTATCCGCTGGTATAACGGCTCCAAGACTGGCCTCAAAATCAC
This window contains:
- the pyrH gene encoding UMP kinase, whose protein sequence is MSKFKRILLKLSGEALAGEKGHGIDNQILSDMASEIASIVKQGVQVALVIGGGNLVRGISASAGGMNRAQGDAMGMLGTVMNGLAMQDALDKQGVDSVVMSAIRMEPVCEFFDRRKALKLLSAGSVVIFSAGTGNPFFTTDSCAALRAIESECDVIMKATKVDGIYTADPVKDPTATRFDDISYKEVISRGLKVMDTAAVALCMENNMPIFVFKMEKGNLTRAAIEGDLGTLVHC
- a CDS encoding M6 family metalloprotease domain-containing protein, translated to MKTKIAFGLLLGSLLFPTMLFADIVYQGKRVQEWPEEARPTFTGSKASASSSGLARAVATQTKGHYAAPKGKIYSLTLLVDFSDKAAPVTVSEVEEWLNKEGFNRDGCNGSVRDYYLDVSNGQLDLTNEVYGWYRAKHPKSWYESLPGYTGSDSLMKEVFAYFDSQVDFSRYDNDKDGTTEAINIVYAGAGETWGQGLWPHSGWSNERRDGVKLTHHQMTDMPGKFSIYVFVHESGHMIFGWPDLYWYGDYCTMGNRANDLNPVAINDFYRADQGWIPFVDITSDDINNITPLETTKPGEFCYRYKNPNRPNQEGLVWSYVRNTGRNKVLAGSGLLMQHYDFSIEGNSASDKLGLRIVHASAAGKSSDNPGDQWPSPGSTANTFFKSGTYSEFSDDAYPAIRWYNGSKTGLKITDIGTPGETLTFCIGENCSEPSSSSSEPASSSSVEITVQKIALETTLPISDSYASVTLDLNGSKVASILGIKRTEIEDKVEFYGVEPDGSLNSKTTGEGTGHWFDKSGKIVAWDPNGSSIVFSNVDLTTMTTKIGHMPNKVSAGETYVVKQAVVYGNKQVTFEITITIGGKTTVISNLEKSRHGKPGSRIFNILGKPVGTRNASGEMPDLPKGRYVEIGK